CAAAAATACTATTCCTAGTTATTGTTTTTTCGTCTTCTTTTTCTTTCGCTCGAAACTGGCAACGCATCGAAATTCCCGGCGCTCTTTGCGGCAACGGCGAACCCTACAGCGTTTTTATAGATAAAAGAGCCGGCGACAAACTGCTGGTGGAATTCATGGGCGGCGGAGCGTGTTGGTCCGAAGGCACTTGCTATGGCAACAGTCCTTTGACGAACCTGGCTCCTCTGCCGGGAAATCCCACCACCAGTATGATGGCATCCAAGCCGAGCCCGTGGGTTGATTACACCGCTTTGTATTTCCCGTATTGTACGGGAGATGTACACGCGGGCTTTCATCAGAATTCCTATAAGCAGGGCGTACAGATTTATCATTATGGCGCGTTGAACGTGCAGAAAGCGTTACAACACCTGCAAGATTTAAATCTTATTCCGTTTCATGACGTGAATGATCTGATTGTCTGGGGATACTCCGCCGGAGCCATCGGCGCGTTCTTGCATACACAAACCCTGGCTCCTTATTTCAACACAAACACGCGCAAAACATTGATCGCAGACAGCCCGGGTTTACATTTCGGAAAAAACTTTTGGCATAAATTTACGCCAGAGCTCAGTCGCGATTTTCGTAGCAGCTTTGGCAAAATAGATTTGAATTACTCTGAAGACACCGGATTGCTGACGCCCTATATGGGCCCGGTGTTCGTGAAGTTAAGCGATTGGAAAATAGGAATCCTGCAGTCGACAAAAGATATCGTGATGTCACTGGTCTTTGGCGACATCAGTCCCGAAGATCATAAAAAACTTGTGCTGGGGCCCCAGGGTATTGCAACGGTTGCAAAAGATTATCCGAATACTTATGTGTGGATTATTGACGTGATGACGCACACGTTTTTACTGCGCTCATCCACAGTGGATCAAAAAAACTCGGCCGGGGAGAGTGCTTGGGAATTCGCTTTGCGTGTCTACGAAGGAGCCGCCGAAGCCCCGCACAGACGTCTTAAAAAGAAAACCCCCGAGCTTATCGGGGGTTTCTTGGATTGAATTGAAAACTAAGAATTATTCAGTGATTTTTTGTACGATCGCTGATTCTACTTTTGATTTCGTAAGGAACTCGTTGCGGTACGACTGCGCTTCTTTTTGTGTCGCAAACTGACCAACGCTTACGCGGTACCAAGTCTTACCTTTGATATTCGCTGGAATGTAGAAAGCGCTGTAGCCTTTGCCTTTAAGGCTGGAAGCCATTTTTTGTGCTTCCGCTTCATCCGCATAAGAAGCCACTTGTACAGTGAACTTACCTACTGCGTACTGAGCAACGTCTTTTGGTAAAGAAGAAGGCACGCGCTCATGTTGCGGAGCTGCTTTCTTTTCTACGGTTTCAGTTGCTGGCGCTTTTCCTGCTGCAATATTTTTCGCAGCTGTTGAAGGCTCTTCGTGTTGAGTTACGGGTGTGTGGCCTTGAGCACCTGATTTTGGCTTGTTAACTTCGATTTTATCTTCTGTTTTTGTTTTAGTGTCAGCAGCGACAGTTTCAGCGTGTGTTCCGTGCTCTTCTGTTTTCGCCGTTTCGCCGTGCGCTTCCGTTGTCTCGTCAGCAACGAATTCTTCCGCCAGCTTGGCGATCTCTTCATCTGTCATGGCGCCGGTTTTTTGCTCTGGTTCATGTGAAGGAACAGAAGCGACTTCGCGTTCTGCAGAGTGAGTGGATTGTGGTTCCAATGAAGACAATTGGTGTTGATTGTCACTGTACTTCTTGCCTGCAAATATCCCGATGGAAAATGACAACAAAGAGATAAAGAAAACTATTGCTAGTTTCACGCCTGCATCCGTTTTAGAACCCATTTTTTCAATCCTCATAGTTTTAAACTCGCTTGAATGCTTAGTTTAGAGCCCTTCCTTTGGCCCTTCAATCATGGTAGCTTTAAGTCGCGGAACTGGTCAATCATCTGAGAGTCCTGGCCTAAAGGAGTAGAGCGTGGAAAGTGGCGTAAAATCAATGGATTGGAAGCAGGTCTTAGGTCAAGCGATCAAAGCGGTGAGTCTCGGCAGAGAGGTCCTTCTCAATTATTTCGGTAACTTAGAACACATCGAAGAAAAATTCCAAGCAGGCTTAGTTAGTGAAGCCGATAAAGAATCAGAACGAGTCATTGCAGAGCATCTTAAGAAAAATTTTCCCACAATCGAGTTTTTAGGTGAGGAAACTTTCGCGGCGAAACACGCTCCTGGGGCGAAGGTCCAGGCGGCACCGGCGGGTCCCGAGGGTCGTTGGATTTTAGATCCTCTGGATGGAACAACGAACTACATTCATCGCTTTCCTATTTTTTGTATTAGTTTGGGTTTAGAGATCAATGGACAAATGCAATTAGCGGTCATTGATGTTCCCATGCTGAAAGAAACTTACACCGCTATTCGCGGGCAGGGCGCGTTTGTCAACGGCCGCCCTTTGCGTGTCAGCAAAACTGCAGAGCTGGGAAAAGCTCTTCTGGCGACCGGCTTTGTCGCTGAACATGAACACGTCATTTCCGAACAATTAAAAGTTTTTGGAGAAATGGTGCGCGAGTGTCGTGGTGTTCGTCGTCCTGGAGCCGCCGCCTACGATTTAGCACAAGTAGCGCGCGGAGTTTTCGATGGCTATTGGGAACGCAACATTCAGCCCTGGGATGCCGCTGCCGGAATTCTTTTAGTCGAGGAAGCGGGTGGTGTCGTCGAAACATATCGCGGTGAAAAGTATCACCCCTATAAGAATTCAATTGTAGCAGGTAACAAGGACCTTGTGCGCGAAATGCAAAAGGTCCTTCAGAATCATGTCAGTGAGGAAACTCACTAAAACTATTTTGTCATGGATTGTTGAACTTCTTGAGCTTTCGACAAGTGCTGTTGCACGTGTGTTTTTGTCTTTTCTAGGAAAGATTTGAATTCTGGATTCTTTGCCGAAGGAATGAACTTTTGTTCTAAATCGGAAAGAAGTTGCTGGTGCATCGAGATTTGATTTTCGATGTAAGCACTGTCGAAGTCCGCACCTTTTTTCTTTTTCAACTGTGACAACTGCTCTTTCGAGTCTTTCTTCAAAGTTTTTGCCATCTCGTTGGATTTCATTTTGATGTCGGCCTTTTTAAGAACAGATTTCGCTTCTTTATTGTTCGATTCATGCTCGGTTTCCATGTGTTTCGCAAAATCTTTTACTTGCGAGCTGCTTGCACGGGATTTTGCTGCTTTCGCGGCATCAATTTCTGCATCGTTGGCAGTTTTCAGGATCTCAGCAATTTCGCTTTCAGAAATCATTGAGCTCATGTCTCCACTTTTCATTTGCGTTGATGAGGGTGTCGTCGGCGTCGTTGTATCTTGAGCGAAAGAAGTTCCCGCAAAAGAAAAAGAGACAATTAATAAAGGAAGAGCAAGTAGTTTTCCATATGTCGATTTCATTGAAGACTCCTTTGAGTTTGTTTTTTGGGTAAGATTCAAAGGTCTCCTATTTTTTTACAAGTTGCTGATAAATCATTATAAACTTATAAGGCTGCGGGCTTTTCCCTTTTGATAATTTCCTTAGCCGCGCTCCATCCGCTTTCGATCGCTCCGTGCATGGTTCCTTGTTGCGAATTTTTCGCGGTTCCTTCTCCGGCCAGCCATAAAAAATCTCGAAAAGGTTTATTCCAATGCGATCGGGAACTCTGCACGCCAAGGTAACTGTAAGCCCCGAGAGCAAAAGGATCTTCACTCCAATTATGCCAGTGATGGGCGACAAGATTTTCTTTTAGAAAATCCATACTTCTTTTGCTTATTTTAGAAAGGGTTTTGAAAGCCATTTCGATAACTTTTTGTTCGGGCCAAAGGCTCATCTCCAAAGCTTTCGGCCCTCCTTGCCAGGCTACAAGAACGGGACTGCGCACAGGACTTTGCGTCCACCACGTCGGGAAATAAAACTCTGGTCCCGTATGCAGAAATGAAACCGGTTCTTTCGACAGAGTTTCCCAAAAACGTTTTTTGAAAATGAAATTGATCTTTTGTACATGTCCCATATGCAGCGTCGACAGAGCTTTCGTAAACTCCGGAATAACGGGATTCAGTTCAATGTGCGATTCCGGGTGCAGACTTTTTAATACGCCGATAGGCGCCGTCAACACCACATGGCGTGCGGTGAAGTGAACTTCCTGCCAGTTGTTTTGCACGATGACTTCCGCTTTGTCGGGCCCCCAATCGATTCTTTTCACTCGGTGTTGCAGTTTGATCTTGGCTTCGAGGCGCGCGCTGATTTTTTCGATGATTGAGGATGTTCCGTTCTGCAGACGGAATAGAAAGCGGCCATTCAAAGCACCTTCCTCTTCTTTTTCAGAAAGGGCTAAAGACTTTTCACCGATCAGATTCAAATCCGCCGCGTGAAATCCTTCGACATAAGCGGCAAAGAGCTCCTTTTTTTCGGGCAGAAGTCGCTGCCCTTCTTTCTTTAAAAATTCTTTAATGCTGCGGTCTTTGCTGGGATGGGGATTGAGTTTGGCGGTGACTTTTTCCAAAAGTCCCCAATAGTCTTTATGCGAGCGAAGACGTCCCTGGCGCAAAGACAGATGTTCGTCATTCACATCGACAAAGCTTTCTTGCTCAAGAAGTTTTAAGAGGGCAGAAGGAGCGCCGTGAATGTACTCGGCGCCGAACTCCAGAGGCGGGTGATAACTCGAAGATTCATGCTGATAGGCACGGCCGCCAAGCCGGTCCCGGGCTTCTAAAAGAATCACGTCGAAATCCGCTTCGACAAGTTTTTGTGCACAGGCGAGTCCCGCAAGACCGGCTCCGACAATGACAATTCTTTGTGATGACGAGTTCATTTTACTCGACGATGACGATGACAATGGCTTTAGAAGCTTTGGCAGGAACCTTGACGGAGGTATCCGTATTCGGAATTCCCGCAGTTTCCAAAGATTTTTTGATACGCGCATCCGAGGTGCTAATCACGTCTTTAAGAATGTTCGGCCGTTCCGCCATGCTATAAGTCGACACCTTGGCGTCCAGAGGGAAATCATTGACGAAACTTTCAATGCTTTTATTACGATTATTGGCGATGTTTCTTTCTGCGGTGGAAAGTTTTTTCGTGTGCACGGAAGGATATTCTTCGTCAGCCCAAGAGATAACCTTGATCTCCTCAATCTTGCCTTTTTTTTCGGCCTTCTTGATCAAGCTTTCAATTTCGTTTTTGGCAGTTTGCGAAAGATCGGCGGATCCCTTCTTGAATGAGAACTCGGTGACAAAAGGGGTTTCTTCTTCCGCAGCCAGCTGTTTCGACTCGATGCTGACCGTAGGAGCTTTTTTCTGAGCTTGTTTTTTCACCTCGGGCGCCTGTTCGGCAGGGCTTTCATCTTTTTTGGAAGAAGCGCAACCGACAACAACACTTAATAGAATCACTGCAAGAAGATACTTCATTGTATTTTACCTTTCTGCTTGGTCATAATGTCATAGCGATTTTCCAGACCGGGAGAGATCGGTTGTGCAAACCCATGTTCCACGGCTTCCTTAAAAGCTTTGCTGGCATTCCAATCGAATTTTCCATCTTTTACGGAAAAATCTATGATTGTGGCGACAGTATTGTCTGAGGCTCTGCGAAAAATCAGGTTGGCTGTGGCCGCCGACAGCTCAATGCCAAAATGTTTGAAACCTTGAAAGTCTTTTTCGTTTCCGACGACATCCAATTTGCTGACGAAGGGTTTCACGTACCCAACGATGACATTTTCTTCGGACTTAGCTTCGACGAAGGCATCAAGATATCCTTGCTGAAAACTGATGGGAGCCGCTCTTTGGGTGAAGGGATTTAGATTTTTCATTTCGAACTTTTGAACTTCCGCGGAAACATGCCATGGCAGAGGTTTGATGATAGTGCTGTATTCGCCAACCAATTTTAGGACGGAAGAACCTTGAACGGTTCCCCGCACGGTCGCCAGGGACCACGGATTTTCTTTATCAGGAGTTAAATTTGTCAGGCGGCCGTCAAGGTCGGAAACCCTTAAGCGCAGCTCGGGAGGCAAACCTGGAACGTCCGCAAATTGAAAATTCGAAGAACGTATATCGATCCGGTCAATTTCCAAAGGGAAAAGTTTGTCACCTAACTCTTGCGCTTCGTCTTTTGGTTTTTTTGGAGCTTTACTGGCGACGTCCATAAGTTCTTTGCTGAGCAAAAGATTGGCGCCGGTGACTACGATATCCGTTTTTATCGTGCCGCGAATGATCTCTCGCCAGGCAATCGAGACGTCGACAGCGTCGACTGTCATAAAGGGATCTTTTTGTGTTTTAATTCTGCCATCGATTTTTTCAAAGCGATAAGCGCCACGCCAAATGGCAAGATCAAGTCCGCCGATGTGAATTTGATAGCTCGGGGAAAAGTCTTCCAAAAATTTATTGATTTGGCTCAGAATAATCGGAGGCGCGGCAATGCGGATGACAATCAGAATAACGAGAATAGAAAGTAAGATCTTTCGCATGTGCGAAGGATAAGTCACCTTCGCAAAAGGAAAAGAGAATACCGCTCTAAGTGCATCATTACAGGAAACGATCTGCTAGCTGTATTTTTGCATCAGTATTGCGAACACCAGTTTTGAGGTGTAATTACTTTTGTGATTTCATTGGCCCTCATATATAAAAACTCGGAGCCAATTGCTAAGCGCAGGCGTTCTTTGCGCAGAGATTGTGGAGAGACCACAAGAATCTGTCCGTAACCTAAACCATCCGTAGCAATGATGCCTGAATTCTTTTTTAAATTCCATTTCACAGAGCGTCCCGCCAAGGGTGTTGTATCCATTTCGGTAAGAATGTTGGATATCGTGCCCACGGAGTCACGGCAAAGAAGGCGGAAGTGCACCACCGTTAAAAATTCACGATGGCAGTTTTGTGCGCGGGAAAATCCATAACCCACGTCACAAGTATTAAAAGCTTTTTCAGAGACACCCAATGTATCCGAAGCTCTCTCCATCCCGAGATGTCTTTGGATGGCTTGAACATCAATAGAGGAGACCGCTTCTTCCGGAGCCGCGGTCGGCACGACGGGAGGAATCTCCACAGTTTCATTTTTCGGAGAAGTGCTGCACGCCGCAAGGAAGAGTACGAAGAGAGTAAATATATAAAGTCTCATTCGATTATTTTCTCACGGAAGAAGTGTGCAAATCAATGTCCAGAAGTTAGACGAAAAAGAGAGCATTCCTGCTCCCTTTTTCATCATCTCATCAGTGATGAGTGAATTTGCTTTTGAATTGATCGTATTTCTTTTCGATCGTGTCGCTGAACTTAGCCATAAAACCTTTTGCAGTGGCATCATCAATATGAAGGCTGTCCATTACTTGATGTACCTTTTGATTGCATTCTTCTTTAGGAAGACCGGTTTTTTCAGATACCAGTTCCGCGAATTCATCAGGGCTTGTCATGGCTTTACGGAGTTCATCTTGCGAAAGATCGATGTTGCCGAACTTTTCTTTCAATGCTCCGGAAAACTCATTGAATTTCGTTTGTAGTGCTTGAGTGTCCATAGACAACTCCTTCCTTTTTCAAGGAACCTCAGTGTGAGAGTTTGTTTTTGATTTTATCTACTTTCTCGTTAAATTTAGCGGTCACACTGCTGCCGGCGCTTTCATATTTTTTATCCATTTCGGCCAGAAATTGAGAGACTTGTTTCTCTGCTTCTTCTCTGGACAATCCGGCTTTCTGTTGCACTAGACCGCTCAGTGATTCTAAATTTCCTTTTGTTTGTTCGATATCGTCGTCGGTGAGGGCGCCCCATTTTTTGCGCAATTCACCCGAGATTTCTTTCAGCTTTCCTTGGAAGATATCCTTGTTCATGGGAACCTCCTTAGTTGAGAATACCTCTCTATAATCAGGCGCCTGTTTCGCGAAATAGTCAAATTTCCCACGCCAAAACTTTGACTCCTGTCAGGGAATTTCTGCATGGAAACATTTTCCCCCGGGGCAAAATTTGCCTGAAATCAAATATGTTGGTTCGCAGTCGCTGCGCCTCGACCACGGTCCTGTTGGCATCCGTGTTGCTTAATGTATTTTCAGGGCCACTCTGTGGTCCGTCATCATGGAGGATGAAGTGGCTGAAGAAAAAGCGGCAGCAGTGGAAGCGTCGTCAGGCCCGAGCGGGGGATCTGGACAAAAGCCTATACTCTTAATTGCCTTGGCGGTTATCAACATGCTCGTCGTCGCTGGCGTTGGGTTTATGCTTTATCAAGGACGCAAAAAGGAAGCGGCTGAACCAAAAATCGAACACGTAATTAAAGGTGAAGCGGAAGCTCAGCACAAGGAAGCCACAGAAGAAAAAGAAGTGGTGGGCAAAGTCGTGCCGCTTGAAACTTTCATTATCAATCTTGCCGGTTCTAAGGGACGTAAAGTCGCGAAAGTAAACATGGAGCTCGAAGTAAAAGGGGACCATGTTCTTGAAGAGATCGAAAAGCGCAAAGCTCAGATCCGCGATATTATTATCATTATTCTTTCTTCCAAAACGTATGAAGACGTTTCATCGCGTGAAGGTAAAGACAGTTTAAGAAATGAAATCAAGGACACGATTAACTCTTTCCTGGTTCAAGGAAAAATTTCGAACGTGTTCTTCACTGAGTTCCTTTACAACTAAGGCAGGAATATGAATCAGGTACTTTCGCAAAGCGAAGTGGATGCTCTGTTAGCGGCGGTCTCCGACGGGGACGTGTCGTCTTCGGATTCTCCCAAGGCCGAGTCCCAGAACGTAGGAAAAGTCGAAGATCGCAAGATTGTTTCTTACGATCTGACAAGCCAAGACCGTATTATTCGCGGTCGACTTCCGCAGTTGGAAGTTATTTACGAAAAATTCATGCGCGCCTTCCGCGTTTCATTGTCTTCAGCGCTTCGTAAAATCGCTTCGATCACTTTGACTTCGACGGAATTTTTGAAGTTCGGTGAGTTCATCAACACGCTTCCGATGCCAACGTGCATGAGCGTTCTGCGTTTCGGGAATCTGCGCGGTTCAGCTCTTTTCGTTATTGAAAGTAAATTGGCTTACGCATTGGTGGACAGCTTCTTCGGTGGCGCGGATCGTCCTTATACAAAAATCGACGGAAAAGACTTCACTCCGATTGAACTTTCTATCGTGCAAAAAGTCGTAGGTCTTGCGATCAATGATTTGGAAATGGCATGGGCTTCGATCGAGAAGATCGGTTGTTCTTTCGTTCGTACCGAAGTGAATCCACAGTTTGTGGGTATCGTTCCTCCGACGGACGTGGTCATTGCATCGACGTTCGACGTCGAACTTGAAAACGCGACAGGCACGATTTCGATCGTGATTCCTTATGCGACAATCGAACCGATCAAACAAAAACTCTCTACTGGTTTCCAAGTGGAGTCGGATCAAACGGATAAAAAACTTTGGACTTCGATCATTCAAGAACAGCTTCTTGAAACGGACATGGAGATCAAAGTGAATCTTGGCGAAACAGAAATCAAACTCAAAGATATGATGAATTTGAAAGTGGGCGACGTGATTCCATTGGATCAGGACGCCTCCGGTGAGTTTGACGTGAATGTTGAAGGCGTTAAAAAGTTTAAAGGTTATTACGGAATACATCATGGAACTGTGGCGGTCCAAGTTACTCGCCCGGTGCAAAAAGGGTAGGGGGATAAATGGGTGACGATACATTGGACAATTTGGCGGATCAGCTCGTAGCTGAAGCCGCGGGAATGGCGGAAAATACCAAGAAAGCATCGGCAGCAGCTCCAAGTGCGACAGATCGCAACTTGAGCTTGATCTTGGATATTCCATTAAAAGTGTCAGTGGAGTTGGGTCGCACAAAAATGCCAGTGAGCGAACTTTTGAATCTCACACAAGGCAGCGTGATCGAATTGAACAAATTGGCCGGTGAACCTATGGAAGTCTACGTGAACGACAAATTGATCGCTCGCGGTGAGGCCGTCGTGGTGAATGAAAAGTTCGGTGTGCGTTTGACGGATATCATCTCGCCAGCTGAGCGCGTAGAACAACTTAAATAAGAGGTTTAGAATGCGTTGGTTGCTTTCTTTGATCTTTGTGATTTCAGTTTCCGCTCACGCGGCGGAAGAAGCTGCAACAGTTGCAACGGCAACGGAAGTGGCTAGCGTTGAAACGGCGAATGCCGCTGCCAGCGAAAATCTTCCGATTGAAAAGAATAAACCGGATTCACGTAAAGAGTCTGAAATTCCATTGAATTTGGAAAAGGACAAGAAAGCATCTTCCGACGGCGGAAGTCTTTTTAGAATCCTTTTTACGATTTCGATTTTGGGCCTTGTCGGTACGGGCGCTTACTTTTTCCTCCGTAAGTATTCCGTTCCCAAAGCGATGAAGCACCAAACGCAAATCAAAATCTTGCAACAGCATTATTTGGGACCGAAGAAAAGTCTTGCGATCGTGCGCGTGGCCGGTGAGTCGATTCTTATCGGGGTCACTGACCATAATATTTCCATGATTAAGTCTTTGTCGCTATTGGATGACGAAGTCCCCGAAGAAGCTCCGAAGAATTTCGGCAAAGTTCTCGATTCTAAAGTTGAGTTCGACGGAGCAGAAGATGACGCTCCGGCAAAATCAAAGCGCGTTGCTAAAGAGATCGAATCCGATGACGAGTTCGCAATTAGCGGAATCAAAGACATTGTTTCTAAGCGTCTTAAAGGAATGAGGTCTCTTCAGTGAGAAAGTTTAACTGGACTCTTTGCAGTCTTCTTCTCTTACCTTTGATTCTTTTTATCAGCTCAAGTGCGTGGGCCCAAGTCACTTTGCCGACAGTGAATCTGGGTTTTAAAACGACAGACAATCCGAATGAAGTTGTTAACGCCGTAAAATTGATTTTGATCATGACGGTGCTGACTTTGGCGCCGGCGATTTTGATCATGATGACGGGTTTTACTCGCATCATTATCGTTCTTTCTTTCTTGCGCCAAGCAATGGGTGTGCAGCAAATGCCGCCAAATCAATTGCTCGTGGGTTTGGCGTTGTTCCTGACGTTCTTTGTAATGCAGCCGGCATTCAATGAAATGAACCAAAAAGGCATTCAGCCTTATATGGCGGGAAAAATTTCTCAAGAGGTGGCGATTGAAAACACATTGGCGCCTCTTCGTAAATTTATGTTCAATCAAACGCGCGATTCGGATCTTGCATTGTTCATTAAGTTGGCCAAGGTCGACAAACCGAAAACACGCGCGGATGTACCGACAATGGTGCTTGTTCCGGCATTTGTCGTTTCGGAACTGAAAACGTCGTTTCAAATCGGTTTCATTATTTTCCTTCCGTTTTTGGTTATCGACATCGTAGCGGCTTCGGTCTTGATGGCGATGGGGATGATGATGCTTCCGCCGGTAGTGATTTCGTTACCCTTTAAGATCATGCTCTTTGTCTTAGTGGATGGATGGGGGCTTCTCATCGGTTCAATGGTCAAGAGTTTCGGGTGAGGTGAAAGATGACAGAAGAATTAGTGATTCGACTTGGACAAGATGCGCTTCGTACAACAGCAATGTTGGCGGCGCCTCTTTTGATCAGCACATTAGTTGTCGGTTTGGCCGTGAGTATTTTCCAGGCTTTGACTCAAATCAACGAAGCGACTTTGACTTTTATTCCTAAGATGATCGTCGTCGCGTTGGTCTTTGTTTTGGCCGGGCCCTGGATGATGGATGTGATGAGTACTTATACTGTAAATCTTTTTGAAAATATTGCCGTGATGGTGAGGGAATAAAGTGTTGAACTGGAGTGCGATGACGGAAGCACAGATTTTGCTTTTTGCGCTGGTTCTCCTGCGCATGATTGCATTTGTCGTGTCTTCGGCTGTTTTCGGATCTCCTTTGGTGAATACGCCAATTAAGGTTCTGCTTTCCATCGTATTAAGCGTGGTCCTCTTCCCTTTAGTGAAGGTTGGCAACGTCGATTATTCTTTGATCTCTAATGAAATCATCAGCTTAGCCGTCCGTGAGTTAGTCGTCGGATTGTCGCTAGGATTTTTAACCCGTCTGTTTTTCTTTGTTGTCACAATGACAGGGGATTTGGTGTCGATGTCCGTGGGCCTCAGCGCCTCGCAAATGTACAACCCGATGTTGGGAAGTCATGGAAATACCATCGATCAATTTTACTCTACTATCGGAACTTTAGTTTTCTTAGCAATTAACGGTCACCACATGTTGATCAGTGGAATCGCGCAAAGTTATGAACTTGTGCCTGTAAGTTCTCTTGCGTTGAATGTGGGGCCTTTCGCCGAAATGGCCGTCTTTGGACAGACGGTCATGATGATGGCCATTAAAATGTGCGCACCCGTGCTCGTAGCGGTGTTGTTGGTAAATCTAGCGATGGGAATCTTGGGAAGAGCAGTTCCCCAGATCAACGTCCTGGTCACGAGTATGCCAGTCACAATCTTGTTGGGAATGACGGTGGTGTTTATCTGTCTTCCCCTGATGGTGATTGAAATGAATGGTTTAGTTGAAATCACCGCTAGCAAACTGATCGCGGTGATGAAACACTTATAGTAACAAGGCTTTTAAGTTCTAGGAAGGAACTGAATGTCTGAGGACAACGGCGAAAAAACCGAACAGGCGACGGACGCGAGACGGGAAGAGTTTCGCAAAAAAGGGAACGTCGCTCATACAAAGGAACTTGCGTCAGCAGTGCTATTGCTTGCTGCGGCTGGTGGCGTGTATGCGTTGGGCCGTTTCTTCTTCAAAAATCTCTTCGAAGTTTTTCATTATTCATTCGGAAATGACATGGTCGTATTAGTGCGTGAAGGTAATTTCACGGAAGCCTTTCGCTTCTGCGGTGAAAAAGCTTTCATTCTGATTGCGCCTGTTATGGGTATCACCGGTATTCTCGGTGCGGCCTCGTCGATCATGCAAGTCGGTTTCTTGCAAGTGGAAGACGCCCTTTCTCCTAATTTCGAAAAATTGAGCCCGGTAGAGGGCTTTAAACGTATTTTCAGTTTGCGTGCCGTTGTTGAGGCTTTGAAGTCGATTCTAAAAATGGCCGCGGTGGGAATTGTTGTTTATTTCCTTCTTCGTGGGGAAGTCAGACAAGTTCCCTACATGCTGACGTTCTCAGTAGAACAAATCATCTCTTATATCGGCACGGTTGTCGTAAAACTCTTGGGCGGCGTTGGTGCCGTCATGCTTATCATCGCGTTGGCGGATTACTTCTATCAACGTTGGGATCTTGAAAAAAAGATGATGATGACCAAACAAGAAGTCAAAGAAGAACACAAGCAGCGCGAGGGTGATCCGATGATCAAATCGCGCATTCGCCGTATTCAGCGTGAAATGGCGAGTAAGCGCATGATGTCCGAGGTTCCCAAGGCCGATGTGGTCATCACGAATCCGACACATATTGCGGTTGTTCTTAAGTATACGGACAACTTGCCGGCGCCACAGCTTATCGCGATGGGCGCGGATCACGTTGCGGAAAAAATTAAAGAGATCGCTCGCGAAAACAATATTCCTATCGTGGAAAACAAACCGTTGGCGCGAACGATCTTTAAGACAATGAAAATTGGACAAGTCATTCCTCGAGAGCTCTTCGTCGCCGTCGCCGAAGTGCTTTCGTATGTTTATCGTTTGCGTAGGAAGAAAAGATAATGGATCAATTTTTTCAGTTCATGAAAAGGTTCGAAAAG
This region of Bdellovibrio sp. 22V genomic DNA includes:
- a CDS encoding flagellar basal body-associated FliL family protein, whose product is MAEEKAAAVEASSGPSGGSGQKPILLIALAVINMLVVAGVGFMLYQGRKKEAAEPKIEHVIKGEAEAQHKEATEEKEVVGKVVPLETFIINLAGSKGRKVAKVNMELEVKGDHVLEEIEKRKAQIRDIIIIILSSKTYEDVSSREGKDSLRNEIKDTINSFLVQGKISNVFFTEFLYN
- the fliM gene encoding flagellar motor switch protein FliM; protein product: MNQVLSQSEVDALLAAVSDGDVSSSDSPKAESQNVGKVEDRKIVSYDLTSQDRIIRGRLPQLEVIYEKFMRAFRVSLSSALRKIASITLTSTEFLKFGEFINTLPMPTCMSVLRFGNLRGSALFVIESKLAYALVDSFFGGADRPYTKIDGKDFTPIELSIVQKVVGLAINDLEMAWASIEKIGCSFVRTEVNPQFVGIVPPTDVVIASTFDVELENATGTISIVIPYATIEPIKQKLSTGFQVESDQTDKKLWTSIIQEQLLETDMEIKVNLGETEIKLKDMMNLKVGDVIPLDQDASGEFDVNVEGVKKFKGYYGIHHGTVAVQVTRPVQKG
- the fliO gene encoding flagellar biosynthetic protein FliO; protein product: MRWLLSLIFVISVSAHAAEEAATVATATEVASVETANAAASENLPIEKNKPDSRKESEIPLNLEKDKKASSDGGSLFRILFTISILGLVGTGAYFFLRKYSVPKAMKHQTQIKILQQHYLGPKKSLAIVRVAGESILIGVTDHNISMIKSLSLLDDEVPEEAPKNFGKVLDSKVEFDGAEDDAPAKSKRVAKEIESDDEFAISGIKDIVSKRLKGMRSLQ
- the fliP gene encoding flagellar type III secretion system pore protein FliP (The bacterial flagellar biogenesis protein FliP forms a type III secretion system (T3SS)-type pore required for flagellar assembly.); this encodes MRKFNWTLCSLLLLPLILFISSSAWAQVTLPTVNLGFKTTDNPNEVVNAVKLILIMTVLTLAPAILIMMTGFTRIIIVLSFLRQAMGVQQMPPNQLLVGLALFLTFFVMQPAFNEMNQKGIQPYMAGKISQEVAIENTLAPLRKFMFNQTRDSDLALFIKLAKVDKPKTRADVPTMVLVPAFVVSELKTSFQIGFIIFLPFLVIDIVAASVLMAMGMMMLPPVVISLPFKIMLFVLVDGWGLLIGSMVKSFG
- the fliQ gene encoding flagellar biosynthesis protein FliQ; the protein is MTEELVIRLGQDALRTTAMLAAPLLISTLVVGLAVSIFQALTQINEATLTFIPKMIVVALVFVLAGPWMMDVMSTYTVNLFENIAVMVRE
- the fliR gene encoding flagellar biosynthetic protein FliR — its product is MLNWSAMTEAQILLFALVLLRMIAFVVSSAVFGSPLVNTPIKVLLSIVLSVVLFPLVKVGNVDYSLISNEIISLAVRELVVGLSLGFLTRLFFFVVTMTGDLVSMSVGLSASQMYNPMLGSHGNTIDQFYSTIGTLVFLAINGHHMLISGIAQSYELVPVSSLALNVGPFAEMAVFGQTVMMMAIKMCAPVLVAVLLVNLAMGILGRAVPQINVLVTSMPVTILLGMTVVFICLPLMVIEMNGLVEITASKLIAVMKHL
- the flhB gene encoding flagellar biosynthesis protein FlhB, with amino-acid sequence MSEDNGEKTEQATDARREEFRKKGNVAHTKELASAVLLLAAAGGVYALGRFFFKNLFEVFHYSFGNDMVVLVREGNFTEAFRFCGEKAFILIAPVMGITGILGAASSIMQVGFLQVEDALSPNFEKLSPVEGFKRIFSLRAVVEALKSILKMAAVGIVVYFLLRGEVRQVPYMLTFSVEQIISYIGTVVVKLLGGVGAVMLIIALADYFYQRWDLEKKMMMTKQEVKEEHKQREGDPMIKSRIRRIQREMASKRMMSEVPKADVVITNPTHIAVVLKYTDNLPAPQLIAMGADHVAEKIKEIARENNIPIVENKPLARTIFKTMKIGQVIPRELFVAVAEVLSYVYRLRRKKR